A single region of the Pseudomonas solani genome encodes:
- the cra gene encoding catabolite repressor/activator, with the protein MKLSDIARLAGVSVTTASYVVNGKAEEKRISPATVERVRAVVDAHGYRPDPHAAGLRRGQTRTLAFILPDLENPSYARLAKLLEQQARTRGYQLLIASSDDEPESERQLLQLFSARRCDALIVASCLPPQDPSLGALLDAGLPVIAVDRELAPGRFCSVVSDDHQAAQLLTRSLLNPPPRQVALLGARPELPISRDREAGFRAALAGFGGEARVEHGAEFSRECGRQLMLGLLERQGHLPDALVTTAYVLLAGVLDVLRERGAWPQQLQLATFGDTQLLDFLPLPVNSMRQQHELIAEQVLDRTLQAIAGDYQPGVLAIPRRLQVRRGG; encoded by the coding sequence TCAACGGCAAGGCCGAGGAGAAACGCATCTCCCCCGCCACCGTGGAGCGGGTGCGCGCGGTGGTCGATGCCCACGGTTACCGCCCCGATCCCCATGCCGCCGGCTTGCGCCGTGGGCAGACGCGCACCCTGGCCTTCATCCTCCCGGACCTGGAAAACCCCAGCTATGCGCGCCTGGCCAAGCTGCTGGAACAACAGGCACGGACCCGGGGCTACCAGTTGCTGATCGCCAGCTCCGACGACGAGCCGGAGAGCGAGCGCCAGCTGCTGCAGCTCTTCAGTGCGCGGCGTTGCGATGCGCTGATCGTCGCCAGCTGCCTGCCACCCCAGGACCCGAGCCTGGGTGCATTGCTGGATGCCGGGCTGCCGGTGATCGCCGTCGACCGCGAGCTGGCCCCGGGGCGTTTCTGCTCGGTGGTGAGCGATGACCACCAGGCGGCGCAACTGCTCACCCGCAGCCTGCTGAACCCGCCGCCGCGCCAGGTGGCGTTGCTCGGCGCGCGGCCGGAGCTGCCCATCAGCCGCGACCGCGAGGCGGGCTTCCGTGCCGCGCTCGCCGGCTTCGGGGGCGAGGCGCGGGTGGAACATGGCGCCGAGTTCAGCCGCGAGTGCGGCCGACAACTGATGCTGGGCCTGCTGGAGCGCCAGGGCCACCTGCCGGATGCACTGGTGACCACCGCCTACGTGCTGCTGGCCGGCGTGCTGGATGTGCTGCGCGAACGGGGCGCCTGGCCGCAGCAGCTGCAACTCGCCACCTTCGGCGACACCCAGCTGCTGGACTTCCTGCCGCTGCCAGTGAACTCCATGCGCCAGCAACACGAGCTGATCGCCGAACAGGTGCTGGATCGGACGCTGCAGGCCATCGCCGGGGACTACCAGCCAGGGGTGCTGGCGATACCGCGAAGGTTGCAGGTGAGGCGCGGAGGCTGA